The genomic stretch TTGCTTTAAAACCCTCTTTTCTATTGCCTTTTGCCTCTTGCCTCTTGCCTTTTGCCTTTTGCTTTTTGCCTTAAAATCAAATGTTGCTGAGAATTGCTATATGTCTAAACCATTTTTAGGTGTTGGAGTAGGATTTCCCATCAGTTTAGATACTAAGGGAGATTTCCAACTTGCGGAATATGAAGAGAGTGTGCGCCAGTCAATCGTAATTATCCTTGGTACTGCCAAAGGTGAGCGAGCCATGCGTCCCGACTTTGGTTGCAGCATTTATGACTTAGTTTTTGAGCCCAATTCACCTGCCACTGCTGGTAAAGTATCCCAAGCTATACAGGAAGCCCTACTGTTCTTTGAACCCCGCATTGATGTTATAGATGTGCGCGTTCAATCCCCTATTCCAGAACAAATGCTGGTCAATATCGACTATCAAGTGCGAGCAACCAATAATGTTTTTAACCTAGTGTATCCATTTTATCTAGAAGGGAGTGCAAGTTGATGGCAATAAAAGCTCCTAAAATTGATTCTAGAACAGCAGAGACTATTGCCGCTCAAGTGCAGCAACTGCTGGAACAGTATACAGGAGAAACTAAAGATATTCAAGGAACGAGTGGTGCTATAGTTAATATCTTTGCCCGTTTTGCCGAGATTATTATCGAGCGACTCAATCAAGTTCCCAATAAAAACTTCTTAGCGTTTTTAGATTTATTAGGAGCTTCTCGCTTACCACCCCAACCAGCACGAGTACCCTTAACATTTTCCTTAGCTGCCGGAACTACCGTTGATGCAGTAGTCCCAAAAGGCACACAAGTTGCTGCACCTCCAGCGGAAGGAGAACAAGACCCTGTTATTTTTGAAACTGAACGGGAATTGGTAGTAACAGCCGCAAAATTAGACTCTGTTTTTGTGCGGGATCCAGAACAGGATTTGTATAGTAATCATAGTTCAATTATTACTACACCAGCATCACCAGGTGTTGATATTTTTCGGGGCAACCAACCCATTGAACATAGTTTCTATATTGGA from Moorena sp. SIOASIH encodes the following:
- a CDS encoding GPW/gp25 family protein translates to MSKPFLGVGVGFPISLDTKGDFQLAEYEESVRQSIVIILGTAKGERAMRPDFGCSIYDLVFEPNSPATAGKVSQAIQEALLFFEPRIDVIDVRVQSPIPEQMLVNIDYQVRATNNVFNLVYPFYLEGSAS